One genomic segment of Thunnus albacares chromosome 18, fThuAlb1.1, whole genome shotgun sequence includes these proteins:
- the btf3 gene encoding transcription factor BTF3 isoform X2, producing MLAEQRKRRAMKEAIMNQEKLAKLQAQVRIGGKGSARRKKKVVHRTATADDKKLQFSLKKLGVNNISGIEEVNMFTNQGTVIHFNNPKVQASLAANTFTITGHAETKQLTEMLPGILNQLGADSLTSLRRLAEALPKQAVDGKAPIATVEEEDDDVPDLVENFDEASKDEAN from the exons atgaaagAAGCAATTATGAATCAAGAAAAACTAGCTAAACTACAGGCACAAGTCCGCATCGGCGGAAAG GGTAGCGCTCGCAGAAAGAAGAAGGTTGTGCACAGAACAGCAACCGCAGATGACAAGAAGCTCCAGTTCTCCTTAAAGAAACTCGGTGTCAACAATATTTCCGGTATCGAGGAG GTCAACATGTTTACAAATCAAGGAACAGTCATCCACTTCAACAACCCCAAAGTGCAGGCCTCCCTCGCCGCCAACACCTTCACCATCACCGGCCACGCCGAGACCAAGCAGCTGACCGAGATGCTGCCGGGCATCCTGAACCAGCTGGGAGCCGACAGCCTGACGAGCCTCAGGAGACTCGCCGAAGCTTTGCCCAAACAGG CTGTAGATGGAAAAGCACCGATTGcaacagtagaagaagaagacgacgaTGTTCCAG ATCTGGTGGAGAATTTTGATGAAGCATCCAAGGATGAGGCTAACTAG
- the btf3 gene encoding transcription factor BTF3 isoform X3 translates to MKEAIMNQEKLAKLQAQVRIGGKGSARRKKKVVHRTATADDKKLQFSLKKLGVNNISGIEEVNMFTNQGTVIHFNNPKVQASLAANTFTITGHAETKQLTEMLPGILNQLGADSLTSLRRLAEALPKQAVDGKAPIATVEEEDDDVPDLVENFDEASKDEAN, encoded by the exons atgaaagAAGCAATTATGAATCAAGAAAAACTAGCTAAACTACAGGCACAAGTCCGCATCGGCGGAAAG GGTAGCGCTCGCAGAAAGAAGAAGGTTGTGCACAGAACAGCAACCGCAGATGACAAGAAGCTCCAGTTCTCCTTAAAGAAACTCGGTGTCAACAATATTTCCGGTATCGAGGAG GTCAACATGTTTACAAATCAAGGAACAGTCATCCACTTCAACAACCCCAAAGTGCAGGCCTCCCTCGCCGCCAACACCTTCACCATCACCGGCCACGCCGAGACCAAGCAGCTGACCGAGATGCTGCCGGGCATCCTGAACCAGCTGGGAGCCGACAGCCTGACGAGCCTCAGGAGACTCGCCGAAGCTTTGCCCAAACAGG CTGTAGATGGAAAAGCACCGATTGcaacagtagaagaagaagacgacgaTGTTCCAG ATCTGGTGGAGAATTTTGATGAAGCATCCAAGGATGAGGCTAACTAG